The Candidatus Scalindua japonica DNA window AAAATATTAGCGATTTAAACACTTTTGATTTTTTACCAATATGCTGCTATTAATACCACCAAATCCAAATGAATTTGAAAGTGCGTAATTAATCTTTACATCAGTCAGCACCTTTTTCCCCACAAAATTAACCTGGCGGTCAATAGGGTCGTCTAAATTTATATCAGGATGGTAAAATCCTTCCTTCATCTGTATAAGTGTGGCAATTAATTCAACAACACCTGCAGAATAGATACAATGCCCAATCAGGGATTTGGTAGAATTAATATGGATAGATTTCACACACTCCTTAAAAACATGCTTTATTGCATCCAATTCGGTTATGTCTCCTAATGGAGATGAAGTTCCATGGGTATTAATATAATCAATCTCTTTGGTTGTAATGCCTGTTTCCTGCAATACAGACTGCATAACTTTTATTTCTCCTTCTATACTTGGGTTTGTAAGATGATTACCGTCCAAACCGGAAGCAGCACTTACAATCTCTCCCCTTATTTGAACATCTCTACTCAAGGCACTTTCCATGGATTCTAAAACAACACACCCACTTCCCTGTCCAAATACAAAACCATCATGCTTCTTGTCAAATGGACGTGAGGCTTTTTCCGGTTGGTCGTTAAAAGTTTGACCGGTCATGGCTCCTAAAATAGAAAATGCCTTCAGCTCTAACTCTGAGAAATCAGCTAAAGCTCCTACACAGAGACATGCCTTTACCGTTCCTGCTTGGATTAGTTGATATGCATTGTATAAACCCAGATTACCACTTGCTGAAGCTCCTCCAACCGAATATCCTATGCCCTTAATATTCAGAATCTCACTGATAGCTCCAATTATATTTGTATCCAAGAAAGAGATGGCATATTTTGGATTTATATATTCAGGTTCTTTTAAGAATTTATCGTAGTTATCAATAATATACTTCTGTGATATATTATTGCCGGAGACAATGATGCCAATGGAACTACTATCTAATAGAGAATGGATTAATTCAGCATCTAAATAAGCTTGAATAGCTGCACAACTACTGATTTGAGTAGAAAGGTTAGAATTGTTACAGACTTTTCGCGATATAGTATATATGCTTTGCGAAATCTCTTCCAGGCTGTTCAAATAGTCAATATAAGAAAAATCTTTTATTTCTGCGCCTATCTTTACAGGACATGTATCGGTAGGAATAGTAAGCAGAGTACTGATACCGCTCTTGCCTGATCTTAAACTTTCAGTAAAATCTTCAACATTATGGCCAACACTATTTATTACGCCATAACCGGTTATAACAACCCTACCCATTTATTTAGCTATTAATGTGTTTATAAAAAATGTTGACTAAATTATTGATATTCTGTGCATGTCCTAAATCAACGCTGTGTAAATTTATGGTAATATTAACGAATGACTAAAATTAATTCAAATACAAAACATCAATACATGGCCGATCGCCTACCTTTTTTTAAAGGGAGAAGTGCATTGACATATTTTGAGTAAAATAGAACAATCAAGGTGCCTTTCTGATTTTGTTGCTGGACATAGTCTGGGTGAATATAACAGTAGAAGTATCAGGTAATTAGTTACAGTACTCTAACCAAAAACGTCACGAATTATTTCAACTGTAATTTTTGATCATCCTATCGCTATTGTTGTTGTTGACTCTTATTTTTCAGATGGTCTTTTATCTTTTCAATCTCTTTTAACGTTATCAACTTTCTGTGTTCCATGGTATCGTACATAGAGTCGGCTATCTCTGACCACTCTTCAGGGGTATAGTCGTAGTCGTCAGTGTCAGGTAGTGGATGGCAGGCAGTGCATATAAATCTGTAAAGGTAATGACCGAACAGGTACTCATCTTTATTTTTTAGCTCCTCTTTGGTTAATTCCTTTTTCAGATGGTCTTTTATCTTTTCAATCTCTTTTAACGTTATCAACTTTCTGTGTTCCATAGTATCATACATAGATTCGGCTATCTCTGACCACTCTTCAGGGGTATAGTCGTAGTCATCTGTGTCCGGCAGCGGGTGGCAGGTAGTACATATAAACCTGTAAAGGTACTGACCGAACAGGTCCTCTTCTTCCTTATATAACTCCTCTTTCACCAGCATCTCCTTTGCCAGTTTCTCCTTTGCCAGTTTCTCCTTTGCCAGCTTCTCTTTCGCCAGCTTCTCCTTCGCCAGCATCTCCTTTGCCAGCATCTCCTTTGCCAGTTTCTCCTTTGCCAGTTTCTCCTTTGCCAGTTTCTCTTTCGTCAGCTTCTCCTTTGCCAGTTTCTCCTTTGCCAGCTTCTCTTTCGCCAGCTTCTCTTTCGCCAGCTTCTCCTTCGCCAGTTTCTCTTTCGTCAGCTTCTCCTTCGCCAGTTTCTCTTTCGTCAGCTTCTCCTTCGCCAACTTCTCCTTCGCCAGTTTCTCCTTCGCTAACGTCTCTTTCTCCAACTCTTCTTTTGCTAACTTCTCATTCACCAACTCCTCCTTTTGGATATCCTTTGTTACCGTTGTTGTACAGCCTGAAATAATCTGCTGAGTAAGAAGCAAAAAAACTATCAAAATGGTATAAACATTAGAACTTTTTTTCATATTTGAATCTCCTTTTTATAATCAATAATAATACCTGTTTTGTATATAACAAAAGAAATGGGGGGAATGTATGCATTTAACATACTTAAGAAGGTAATGTAGTGTTCGCTTATAAGTATGTCTTCTCTATCAATGAAGTCAATACGTAGTCACTGTAACAATAATTGTCTGTAGGCCATGGTACTCCACCAAATCTATAACTTATGATATTTTTTGAGAGACAGATATTCTCATTTGCCAGTGGATAAATTTCATTGTTTAACAGTGTATGTCCTGACTCTTTTCCGTTACTATAAATTTATCTAATATGTCAGTAATCTTTTAACTCAGTTGTGGTCTGAAAAAGTTCTTGATATTTATTTTTCACTCAAAGTCTTAGTTATAATTTCCAAGGCTAACTTGGAATCAAAAACCAGACGACCCTCAAGAACTG harbors:
- a CDS encoding pentapeptide repeat-containing protein translates to MSFASFSFASFSFASFSFVSFSFASFSFASFSFASFSFASFSFASFSFVSFSFASFSFVSFSFANFSFASFSFANVSFSNSSFANFSFTNSSFWISFVTVVVQPEIIC
- a CDS encoding beta-ketoacyl synthase N-terminal-like domain-containing protein, whose protein sequence is MGRVVITGYGVINSVGHNVEDFTESLRSGKSGISTLLTIPTDTCPVKIGAEIKDFSYIDYLNSLEEISQSIYTISRKVCNNSNLSTQISSCAAIQAYLDAELIHSLLDSSSIGIIVSGNNISQKYIIDNYDKFLKEPEYINPKYAISFLDTNIIGAISEILNIKGIGYSVGGASASGNLGLYNAYQLIQAGTVKACLCVGALADFSELELKAFSILGAMTGQTFNDQPEKASRPFDKKHDGFVFGQGSGCVVLESMESALSRDVQIRGEIVSAASGLDGNHLTNPSIEGEIKVMQSVLQETGITTKEIDYINTHGTSSPLGDITELDAIKHVFKECVKSIHINSTKSLIGHCIYSAGVVELIATLIQMKEGFYHPDINLDDPIDRQVNFVGKKVLTDVKINYALSNSFGFGGINSSILVKNQKCLNR